The Lolium rigidum isolate FL_2022 chromosome 1, APGP_CSIRO_Lrig_0.1, whole genome shotgun sequence region CATACTGTACATTCAAAATCATTATATCTGAATGTGGTTCGACCTGCATTTTGAAGGCTTTTATGATGCATAATGTGGTCATAATTATAATTCTGTTTTAACTTTTAACCCTTACATGGTACACAATGCAATTTTCCCAAAATAGTTACCGTTGTTCTTACTAGGCTACAATGGTTTCGTAGATTTCATGCCTTTAATAGTTTGTTATGCTTGATACTTTAATATCCATTTTGGTTCCCTAAAAGCTATCCTTTTGGACATTGACATGATCTTTAAAACACAATTGTGAGCACAACTTTCCATTTCTTACTGTCAGAGTACTTGAGTCAAATTCACGCATATCGTTTTGAGTATCTGATTTTTTTGAAAGATAATATctttattgaaaaataaagatACTAGTAGCCAAATTTACTCGCCCTATACCCAAAACTACAACTGTGTTTTCTAACCCTTTCCTTAGTAATATTTGTCTTGCCCTAGAGTGCTAGCAATAGTGTGACCTAAATTTAGGATCTGCTTTGCTCCGGAGAAGCAATGTAATATTGTAATTTGCACATGGTGTCATTTTAACAGTTATATATGTAAAAGTGAATACCTGCTTCTAGGTAAATGGGCCTTCCTTATTGTTAGATGCATAAAATGCTTGCCATGGAGCTTGTAGATGCTCTGCTCCAAATACCATGATTACGGACATTTATGCTTAAACACTCAACTGTACAACACAGCTACATATATCAGCCAGTTGCATATGTTGCCAATTTTTTCACAGCATAAGTTGAATGGTAGATAAGGGAACTTAGCAAAATGCATTTAATGTAGAATATGTCCATCAGGTGAATTGCACTCTAAGCTATGCAGATCTTTCATGGTACTGAAATTTGCTATATCATATATTTCCAGTAAAGGTGATAATATATTCATACTTAACTGGTCGGATTTGTATGTTGGAGATGGTAATAAGATTATTCATGTCATTTTTCCTTGCTAATAAGAACTCCATTAAGCAGTCTAAGCTGTGCAAAAACGCAATCTCTGGGATGAAGAGGAAACGGACTGCAGAAAGTCCGTCCTTGATGTGCAGCATCTGTGACACGAAATGCTACTGTGACCAAGAGAACATAGCGGCTCTCCTGGGAGGAGGCAAGGAAACTGAAGAGAAGCTGCATGAAAAGAAAGCACTGCAGCTTGCGCACAAGAGCCAGAAATCTGTCTCAAGATGGATGTGCATCATCTGCGATGCTAATTGCAAATCTCAATTTGACCTGGAGAGCCACCTCGGAGGCAGAAGGCACCAAGATAACATAAAAGCTCTCCAGGGAGAAGGCAAGGGAACTGAAGCGAAGCTGCATGAAAAGAAAGAGCCCCAGCTTGCGGACATGAACCAGATACCTGTCTCACGATGGATGTGCAGCATCTGCAATGCTAATTGCACATCTCAGTCTGACCTGGATAGCCACCTCAGAAGCAGAAGGCACCAAGTACAAGCTCTCCAGGGAGAAGTCAAGGGAACTAAACCGAAGCTGTATGAAAAGAATGAGCCCTGGCTTCTGGACATGAACCAGAAACCTTCCTCAAGATGGATGTGCAGCATCTGCAAATCTACTTGCACATCTCAATCTGACCTGGAGAGCCACCTCGGAGGCAGAAGGCACCAAGAGAACATAGAAGCTCTCCAGGGAGAAGGCAAGGGAACTGGAGCGAAGCTGTATGAAAAGAATGCATCCCAGCTTGCGGACATGAACCAGAAACCTTCCCCAAGATGGATGTGCAGCATCTGCAATGCTAATTGCAAATCTCAGTCTAACCTGGAGAGCCACATCGGAGGCAGAAGGCACCAAGAGAACATAGAAGCTCTCCAGGGAGAATGCAAAGGAACTGAAGTGAAGCTGTATGAAAAGAAAGAGCCCCAGCTTGCGGACATGAACCAGGAACCATCTTCAAGATGGATGTGCAGCATCTGCAATGCTAATTGTACATCTCAATCTAACCTGGAGGACCATCTCAGAGGCAGAAGGCACCAAGAGAACATAGAAGCTCTTCAGGGAGAAGGCATGGGAACTGAAGCGAAGCTGTATGCAAACAATGAGGCCCAGCTTGCGGACATGAGCCAGCAACCTTCTGCAAGATGGATGTGCAACATCTGCAATGCTAGTTGCACATCTCAATCTAACCTGGAGAGCCACCTCGGAGGCCGAAGGCACCAAGAGAACATAGAAGCTCTCCAGGGAGAAGGCAAAGGAACTGAAGCGAAGCTGTATGAAAAGAAAGAGCTCCAGTTTGCGGACATGGACCAGAAATCTTTCTCAAGATGGATGTGCAACATCTGCAATGCTAATTGCACATCTCAATCTAACCTGGAGAGCCACCTCAGAGGCAGAAGGCACCAAGAAAACATAGAAGATCTACAGGGAGAAGGCATTGGAACTGAAGCGAAGCTGTATGAAAAGAATGAGCCCCAGGTTCTGGGCATGAGCCGGAAACCTTCCTCAAAATGGATGTGCAACATCTGCAATGCTAATTGCACATCTCAATCTGAACTGGCTAGCCACCTCGGAGGCAGAAGGCACCAAGAGAATATAGAAGCTCTCCAAGGAGAAGGCAAGGGAACTAAAGCAAATCTGCACGAAAAGAAAGAATTTGCGGACAAGAGCCAGAAATCTGTCTCCAGATGGATGTGCACCATCTGCCATGTTAATTGCACATCTCAATCTGTCCTCGGGAGCCACTTCCGAGGCAGAAGGCACCAAGAGAACATAGAATCTCTCCAAGGAGAAGGCATGGGAACTGAAGAGAAGCTGCATGAAAATAAAGCGCCCCAGTTTGCGTACAAGAATCATAAACCTGTCCCAGGATGGGTGTGCAGCCTCTGCAATGCTGACTGCGCATCTCAATCTGACCTCAAGAGTCACCTTCAAGGCAGAAGGCACGAAAGGAACTTGCAAGCCCAAGCTTAGTCGTTAGGAACACAAATCGTAAATTCTCGGTGCATGCATTGGGACACAGTCGCAGAACATGGTGCAAAACTTAAGTAAGacaaatactccctctgtcccatctagatacatctaaattttagacaaagttaagccatgtttcaggggacggagggagtagaaaggaTTGCAGTTTCTGCAATATTTTGGAGCTCCTATTATTGTGATGTCTTATGGTATGACCTCTTCCATTTTGGGGCTAAGTTTGATTAGACTTGTTGGCCTGAGAGGTTCTAGACTTAGATCATGTGAGTGGAGCTGAGATGTCCTCACATTTGGTACTTTGCAGACGAGAAATGGAAAGCATATTTTGCATATAGTTTGCACTGTCTTTCCTAGGCAATGCTGACCCTGCAACATGGTATTTTTGTCACTAATGCAAACTAATATGCATGATGTAAACTCGCAGTGGTATTTTTGTACAGATCACGAGCTTCACAATTATGCAGGTATTCTGCATGTTTCTTATTGCGTTATCCCTTCATGTAAATATGTAACAACTGTCAATAACTGTGAACAAATAGGTTAGCTGGCTAGAGAAAGGCGTTGCTCAATCCAGGCGATGGAGCAGGTAATCAACCTCCACATTTTTGGTCAATGGGATAACCCATTGATCATAGAGTTTATAAACTACTGAAGGGGCAACTTTAAAACTGGATTGACCACTGTTCGTGTCACCGGTCTCAGTTGGTCCATCCAAAGTTATATCTTGGCCTAACACCATGGCTTTCTTCTCTACCCTCCTCTTCACCACATTCTCTTGGGCTTCTGATGTCAACAGTTTCATCAGAGCATCCTTGTCCTGCATAAAACGAGAAATTACACTTGGCTTACACAGATCACACAGTAAAAAAAATATCAGTTATACTACATGATCATTTTTAACTGATCAATGAAATGATTGACAAAGCACCTTCGAGCCAATTAAAGCTGTGTATCTTTGCTGGTCTGCTCTGAACTTCACTTCTGCGACATACCTCCCATAATTGATCCTCCTCGACAGCGCCTGTGAGATGGATGAGATATTTGTCATAAAATTGGGCTGAATTATGCACATATGGGTTTAAAGAGCATGATACAATGTGGCATTTCTTTTCACCTGCAGGCATGCAAGATCTGAAGCAGCAGTTACAGCGTAGTTGCCATCATCACCATTCTTGGCCAGTAGAGGGAGCAGTTCGTTGAAATATATGCCCCATATGACATCATTCACGTTAACAGATGCTGCCCCAGGATACAGATCCTAGATTGCATGGCAGTAGCATATGATCAGTATCAGGGTTTCAGAAAGACGGAGGATGCATGGGGAGCTTACGGTTGTGAAGTTGTATGGAGGTGCCAGTGTGAAGGGCACTCTGGAATGGAAGAAAGGGATCTCCTCCTGGCTTTGGTACCTTCCAGCCTATTGACACGCCAAACAACAGCAGGATTTAATTAGAGAATGAATCGGTCTTTGATGTCTTCGATCACAATTCACGCAATATGTGTGGTTGCTTAAGGGCAGTATAAGCACAATGGTGACTTCATTCAGAAAGTAGAACACGCCTGTTGTAGCTTTGCCACAGTGTGTGCTTTGTCTTTGCTTAAAGTAAAATATTTGGCTCACCCCAATTACTTAGGTTCTGCTTTTTGTCATTCTCGCGTTAAAGTGAACATTACTACTTTTTGCGCTCACCAGTCATCAATTTACCTATgtgatttaaattatataatataaaattatatcattagaaaatagaacatcaaaCTTTGTTAATACATGTAACTAATACTACTGATCAATTCGACTAGTGAGCGCCTTATAAATTGTAGAGATACTGATAACGTTTGAGTCTGAAACGTGCATAATTTTAGCAGAACATTATTGGAATTAGCCCGTAGGTCATGTACGAAGTGAGATTAAATAAGCATGGCCAACACAAACCTCACATAAATTTTAAAAAGCTGGAAGTTAATTACTCCAACCGATTCATAATGGTCAGTTTTAGAATCTATGCCGGTCAGTTTTCTAAAGTTTGGCCATAAATGTactaaaagaaaattacaaacatGGACAATATCAAACTCATGTTACTACTATATTTATCATGGAATATTTCCATCCATACAAATACTTTTTCATAAAACAACTTCTTTTACtccaggaaagaaaagaaaaacatctaTGGTCAAAGTGCTATTTTGAAAATAGAGTCAC contains the following coding sequences:
- the LOC124681848 gene encoding zinc finger protein 346-like yields the protein MDFARRAAAGADADDIYGMRIPSPDAHMTIDELRQEHFHEGILQQVILAELAERWKLEAKFQRELSLYGGGASSSPHREPLDVPLSLSGASTSRLHIKDQIMESYEPPWRRVASEEDAPIVGSKLCKNAISGMKRKRTAESPSLMCSICDTKCYCDQENIAALLGGGKETEEKLHEKKALQLAHKSQKSVSRWMCIICDANCKSQFDLESHLGGRRHQDNIKALQGEGKGTEAKLHEKKEPQLADMNQIPVSRWMCSICNANCTSQSDLDSHLRSRRHQVQALQGEVKGTKPKLYEKNEPWLLDMNQKPSSRWMCSICKSTCTSQSDLESHLGGRRHQENIEALQGEGKGTGAKLYEKNASQLADMNQKPSPRWMCSICNANCKSQSNLESHIGGRRHQENIEALQGECKGTEVKLYEKKEPQLADMNQEPSSRWMCSICNANCTSQSNLEDHLRGRRHQENIEALQGEGMGTEAKLYANNEAQLADMSQQPSARWMCNICNASCTSQSNLESHLGGRRHQENIEALQGEGKGTEAKLYEKKELQFADMDQKSFSRWMCNICNANCTSQSNLESHLRGRRHQENIEDLQGEGIGTEAKLYEKNEPQVLGMSRKPSSKWMCNICNANCTSQSELASHLGGRRHQENIEALQGEGKGTKANLHEKKEFADKSQKSVSRWMCTICHVNCTSQSVLGSHFRGRRHQENIESLQGEGMGTEEKLHENKAPQFAYKNHKPVPGWVCSLCNADCASQSDLKSHLQGRRHERNLQAQA
- the LOC124681954 gene encoding chorismate mutase 2, cytosolic-like — its product is MAAHSLYSYLFFCNSIVVLLVSPCCVGLGLDTVRDFLTREEDTIVFSLIERAKHPLNLPAYEEHAWFGPDGRRHNDSFAELFIRESEQIQAKAGRYQSQEEIPFFHSRVPFTLAPPYNFTTDLYPGAASVNVNDVIWGIYFNELLPLLAKNGDDGNYAVTAASDLACLQALSRRINYGRYVAEVKFRADQQRYTALIGSKDKDALMKLLTSEAQENVVKRRVEKKAMVLGQDITLDGPTETGDTNSGQSSFKVAPSVVYKLYDQWVIPLTKNVEVDYLLHRLD